A single region of the Ziziphus jujuba cultivar Dongzao chromosome 10, ASM3175591v1 genome encodes:
- the LOC107412370 gene encoding uncharacterized protein LOC107412370 isoform X4: MDVADSQRKLLLGNNSLDTQQSISPCGKTSSCAAMHKSCSVDHATDLNPVEKVQDTSLMFHQVKNEKTDGESIADAGPVREPKIVIIEGEQPCDGNTVSDDVLHVAEQVLDPSASVVADVQEDLPMDSLEISLNSATAIKGSSAEYAIAGEQPEKSHACVGQESHHACVGQESQAISSDGVKATIEGSVPFVDLSVASTVDSRGTQACKVDLDLNSQNLSVQAGSETPWDSMEPISRSHSTCSHELSHPEILDVRNERKGKSISTHPSQLERDASAFVEEASVNGNDKEKASLSMDFMSEKKCLQLFSDEMTNDSLQFVMKQPEVTAFTVLEERKTHQLGNENDKLKQGSPPHLDLSLPTKPKLTRFASNDCPTRFPLNSFCQTRECFHDAVPQASSSQLSSFTRQKLMLDSILNRGRVLNERESFQDRFKPYINAWTEEELDFLWIGVRRHGRDNWDAMLRDPKLHFSSWRVPRDLAERWEEEQSRLLKGTFALQYYSKAQGMSLDLDRSSLGLKSGSWRENMMDETQLSLGDVYAHRGGKISRRSRKKSSYGWNSGAEYLQGPIGYPCRNPSIDNQVGKYEREPFNYLSSKIAPQNNPLATDGPATVMAAKGNLPHWLREAVFTSAWQAGPNLQSAVSSIPHSQTLYPGYPYLDPFDLHHGPRNEMHHAFGGLSAEDTHPSGRAYRYNNSLRMRHGKAELQKASSTAGKLDDVIVINSDASSEETISDDHSGRP, translated from the exons ATGGATGTGGCTGATTCACAAAGAAAATTGCTGCTCGGAAATAATTCATTAGATACCCAACAGAGTATTTCTCCATGTGGTAAGACATCGTCATGTGCAGCAATGCATAAAAGCTGCTCTGTAGATCATGCAACAGATTTAAATCCAGTAGAGAAGGTTCAAGATACAAGCCTGATGTTTCATCAAGTTAAAAATGAA AAAACAGATGGTGAATCTATTGCTGATGCTGGACCTGTTCGGGAGCCTAAAAT TGTGATTATTGAGGGAGAACAACCGTGTGATGGGAATACTGTTTCTGATGATGTCTTACATGTAGCTGAACAAGTCCTTGACCCGAGTGCTTCTGTAGTGGCTGATGTCCAGGAAGATCTACCTATGGATTCTTTAGAAATCTCTTTAAATAGTGCTACTGCTATAAAAGGCTCCTCTGCTGAATATGCAATTGCTGGTGAACAACCAGAAAAAAGCCATGCATGTGTTGGACAGGAATCTCACCATGCTTGTGTTGGACAGGAATCTCAGGCTATCTCAAGTGATGGCGTCAAGGCTACAATAGAAGGATCAGTTCCATTTGTCGATCTGTCGGTTGCTTCTACTG TAGATTCAAGGGGTACTCAGGCCTGTAAAGTTGACTTGgatttaaattcccaaaacctTTCTGTTCAAGCTGGGTCAGAAACTCCTTGGGACTCAATGGAACCTATTAGCAGAAGTCATTCCACTTGTTCCCATGAACTGTCTCATCCAGAAATATTGGATGTTAGAAATGAGCGTAAAGGGAAGTCTATTTCAACCCACCCGTCACAGTTAGAAAGAGATGCAAGTGCATTTGTGGAAGAAGCTAGCGTCAATGGTAATGATAAAGAAAAAGCTTCTCTTTCCATGGACTTCATGTCGGAAAAGAAGTGCCTGCAG CTATTCTCAGATGAAATGACAAATGACAGTTTACAATTTGTAATGAAGCAACCAGAGGTGACTGCTTTTACAGttttggaagaaagaaaaactcATCAGTTGGGCAATGAAAATGACAAGCTCAAACAAGGGTCTCCACCGCATTTAGACCTGTCCTTGCCAACAAAGCCTAAACTGACAAGATTTGCCTCCAATGATTGCCCCACTAGATTTCCCTTGAACTCTTTCTGCCAAACTAGAGAATGTTTCCATGATGCAGTGCCTCAAGCTTCGTCAAGCCAATTGTCATCATTTACAAGACAAAAGCTGATGCTTGACAGCATTTTAAACCGAGGAAGAGTTCTGAATGAAAGAGAAAGCTTTCAAGACAGGTTCAAGCCTTACATTAATGCATGGACAGAAGAAGAGTTAGATTTTTTATGGATTGGTGTCAGAAGACATGGAAGGGACAACTGGGATGCTATGCTGAGGGACCCAAAATTGCACTTTTCATCTTGGAGGGTGCCAAGAGACCTGGCTGAGCGTTGGGAAGAGGAACAATCTAGACTTTTGAAGGGAACATTTGCCCTGCAGTATTATTCAAAAGCACAAGGTATGTCTTTGGACCTTGACAGGAGCTCCTTGGGTCTGAAGTCGGGAAGTTGGAGGGAGAACATGATGGATGAAACTCAACTTTCACTTGGAGATGTATATGCTCATAGAGGAGGTAAGATCTCACGGAGGTCGCGTAAAAAATCTTCTTATGGCTGGAACAGTGGAGCTGAATATCTTCAGGGGCCCATTGGTTATCCATGTAGAAATCCTTCTATTGATAATCAAGTTGGAAAATATGAAAGGGAGCCATTTAACTATTTAAGTAGCAAGATTGCACCTCAAAATAATCCTTTAGCAACTGATGGTCCTGCAACCGTAATGGCAGCAAAGGGCAATTTGCCTCATTGGCTCAGAGAAGCAGTGTTTACTTCTGCATGGCAAGCTGGGCCAAATCTGCAATCAGCGGTTTCCTCCATCCCTCATTCACAAACATTATATCCTGGCTATCCCTATTTAGACCCTTTTGATTTACACCATGGACCAAGAAATGAAATGCACCATGCATTTGGTGGTTTGAGTGCAGAGGATACACATCCATCTGGTAGAGCTTATCGTTACAACAACTCATTGAGAATGAGACATGGAAAAGCTGAACTGCAAAAGGCTTCTTCAACAGCTGGTAAGCTAGATGATGTGATCGTTATAAACAGTGATGCATCTTCGGAAGAGACTATATCTGATGATCATAGTGGTAGGCCTTAG
- the LOC107412370 gene encoding uncharacterized protein LOC107412370 isoform X2 has product MFGNKVFITYKRKRLAGNGISQGDGCYKSLSMDSNEASLTNPHLREELIDMHMADNQKENSTHISRGRRLCCRRIKQQDPSASQSIRKSSRLKAKLHKEGSDIRQMTINSHKFLMSSSLGDISEREKDGLSSTDNLLENKSILIIPNANVDSSGNDDCSIGKLVSSSAGIATNMTTDNVGLKSSSFEQRSILECDDISSRSKTSSLEKTELLVEDKFKILCSDSVRETKLTFPLVTSLHSDSAEEIKLKCPLITFSRRCRKRKVMDVADSQRKLLLGNNSLDTQQSISPCGKTSSCAAMHKSCSVDHATDLNPVEKVQDTSLMFHQVKNEKTDGESIADAGPVREPKIVIIEGEQPCDGNTVSDDVLHVAEQVLDPSASVVADVQEDLPMDSLEISLNSATAIKGSSAEYAIAGEQPEKSHACVGQESHHACVGQESQAISSDGVKATIEGSVPFVDLSVASTDSRGTQACKVDLDLNSQNLSVQAGSETPWDSMEPISRSHSTCSHELSHPEILDVRNERKGKSISTHPSQLERDASAFVEEASVNGNDKEKASLSMDFMSEKKCLQLFSDEMTNDSLQFVMKQPEVTAFTVLEERKTHQLGNENDKLKQGSPPHLDLSLPTKPKLTRFASNDCPTRFPLNSFCQTRECFHDAVPQASSSQLSSFTRQKLMLDSILNRGRVLNERESFQDRFKPYINAWTEEELDFLWIGVRRHGRDNWDAMLRDPKLHFSSWRVPRDLAERWEEEQSRLLKGTFALQYYSKAQGMSLDLDRSSLGLKSGSWRENMMDETQLSLGDVYAHRGGKISRRSRKKSSYGWNSGAEYLQGPIGYPCRNPSIDNQVGKYEREPFNYLSSKIAPQNNPLATDGPATVMAAKGNLPHWLREAVFTSAWQAGPNLQSAVSSIPHSQTLYPGYPYLDPFDLHHGPRNEMHHAFGGLSAEDTHPSGRAYRYNNSLRMRHGKAELQKASSTAGKLDDVIVINSDASSEETISDDHSGRP; this is encoded by the exons ATGTTTGGCAACAAGGTTTTTATAACATACAAGCGAAAGCGGCTGGCAGGAAATGGTATTTCCCAAGGTGATGGGTGCTATAAATCACTCTCTATGGATTCAAATGAGGCTTCTTTAACCAATCCACACTTACGCGAAGAATTGATTGATATGCACATGGCAGACAATCAGAAAGAGAATTCTACA CATATTTCTCGAGGGAGAAGGTTATGTTGCAGACGTATCAAGCAACAAGATCCTTCGGCATCTCAGTCAATACGAAAATCAAGCAGACTTAAGGCAAAGCTACACAAAGAAGGATCTGATATTAGACAAATGACAATTAATTCTCATAAATTTCTAATGAGCAGTTCTCTTGGGGATATATCAGAAAGGGAAAAAGATGGACTGTCTTCTACAGATAATTTGTTGGAGAACAAGTCAATATTGATTATTCCAAATGCTAATGTTGACTCTTCAGGCAATGATGATTGTTCCATAGGTAAATTGGTTTCTTCCTCAGCGGGAATTGCTACTAATATGACCACGGATAATGTCGGGCTAAAATCATCATCTTTTGAACAAAGAAGCATATTAGAATGCGATGATATCTCATCTAGGTCAAAAACATCAAGCTTAGAGAAAACTGAATTACTGGTTGAAGAtaagttcaaaattttatgtAGTGATTCAGTTAGAGAAACAAAGTTGACATTTCCTTTGGTCACAAGTTTACATAGTGATTCTGCTGAGGAAATCAAGTTGAAATGTCCTTTAATTACTTTCAGTCGACGATGTAGAAAAAGAAAGGTTATGGATGTGGCTGATTCACAAAGAAAATTGCTGCTCGGAAATAATTCATTAGATACCCAACAGAGTATTTCTCCATGTGGTAAGACATCGTCATGTGCAGCAATGCATAAAAGCTGCTCTGTAGATCATGCAACAGATTTAAATCCAGTAGAGAAGGTTCAAGATACAAGCCTGATGTTTCATCAAGTTAAAAATGAA AAAACAGATGGTGAATCTATTGCTGATGCTGGACCTGTTCGGGAGCCTAAAAT TGTGATTATTGAGGGAGAACAACCGTGTGATGGGAATACTGTTTCTGATGATGTCTTACATGTAGCTGAACAAGTCCTTGACCCGAGTGCTTCTGTAGTGGCTGATGTCCAGGAAGATCTACCTATGGATTCTTTAGAAATCTCTTTAAATAGTGCTACTGCTATAAAAGGCTCCTCTGCTGAATATGCAATTGCTGGTGAACAACCAGAAAAAAGCCATGCATGTGTTGGACAGGAATCTCACCATGCTTGTGTTGGACAGGAATCTCAGGCTATCTCAAGTGATGGCGTCAAGGCTACAATAGAAGGATCAGTTCCATTTGTCGATCTGTCGGTTGCTTCTACTG ATTCAAGGGGTACTCAGGCCTGTAAAGTTGACTTGgatttaaattcccaaaacctTTCTGTTCAAGCTGGGTCAGAAACTCCTTGGGACTCAATGGAACCTATTAGCAGAAGTCATTCCACTTGTTCCCATGAACTGTCTCATCCAGAAATATTGGATGTTAGAAATGAGCGTAAAGGGAAGTCTATTTCAACCCACCCGTCACAGTTAGAAAGAGATGCAAGTGCATTTGTGGAAGAAGCTAGCGTCAATGGTAATGATAAAGAAAAAGCTTCTCTTTCCATGGACTTCATGTCGGAAAAGAAGTGCCTGCAG CTATTCTCAGATGAAATGACAAATGACAGTTTACAATTTGTAATGAAGCAACCAGAGGTGACTGCTTTTACAGttttggaagaaagaaaaactcATCAGTTGGGCAATGAAAATGACAAGCTCAAACAAGGGTCTCCACCGCATTTAGACCTGTCCTTGCCAACAAAGCCTAAACTGACAAGATTTGCCTCCAATGATTGCCCCACTAGATTTCCCTTGAACTCTTTCTGCCAAACTAGAGAATGTTTCCATGATGCAGTGCCTCAAGCTTCGTCAAGCCAATTGTCATCATTTACAAGACAAAAGCTGATGCTTGACAGCATTTTAAACCGAGGAAGAGTTCTGAATGAAAGAGAAAGCTTTCAAGACAGGTTCAAGCCTTACATTAATGCATGGACAGAAGAAGAGTTAGATTTTTTATGGATTGGTGTCAGAAGACATGGAAGGGACAACTGGGATGCTATGCTGAGGGACCCAAAATTGCACTTTTCATCTTGGAGGGTGCCAAGAGACCTGGCTGAGCGTTGGGAAGAGGAACAATCTAGACTTTTGAAGGGAACATTTGCCCTGCAGTATTATTCAAAAGCACAAGGTATGTCTTTGGACCTTGACAGGAGCTCCTTGGGTCTGAAGTCGGGAAGTTGGAGGGAGAACATGATGGATGAAACTCAACTTTCACTTGGAGATGTATATGCTCATAGAGGAGGTAAGATCTCACGGAGGTCGCGTAAAAAATCTTCTTATGGCTGGAACAGTGGAGCTGAATATCTTCAGGGGCCCATTGGTTATCCATGTAGAAATCCTTCTATTGATAATCAAGTTGGAAAATATGAAAGGGAGCCATTTAACTATTTAAGTAGCAAGATTGCACCTCAAAATAATCCTTTAGCAACTGATGGTCCTGCAACCGTAATGGCAGCAAAGGGCAATTTGCCTCATTGGCTCAGAGAAGCAGTGTTTACTTCTGCATGGCAAGCTGGGCCAAATCTGCAATCAGCGGTTTCCTCCATCCCTCATTCACAAACATTATATCCTGGCTATCCCTATTTAGACCCTTTTGATTTACACCATGGACCAAGAAATGAAATGCACCATGCATTTGGTGGTTTGAGTGCAGAGGATACACATCCATCTGGTAGAGCTTATCGTTACAACAACTCATTGAGAATGAGACATGGAAAAGCTGAACTGCAAAAGGCTTCTTCAACAGCTGGTAAGCTAGATGATGTGATCGTTATAAACAGTGATGCATCTTCGGAAGAGACTATATCTGATGATCATAGTGGTAGGCCTTAG
- the LOC107412370 gene encoding uncharacterized protein LOC107412370 isoform X3: MFGNKVFITYKRKRLAGNGISQGDGCYKSLSMDSNEASLTNPHLREELIDMHMADNQKENSTHISRGRRLCCRRIKQQDPSASQSIRKSSRLKAKLHKEGSDIRQMTINSHKFLMSSSLGDISEREKDGLSSTDNLLENKSILIIPNANVDSSGNDDCSIGKLVSSSAGIATNMTTDNVGLKSSSFEQRSILECDDISSRSKTSSLEKTELLVEDKFKILCSDSVRETKLTFPLVTSLHSDSAEEIKLKCPLITFSRRCRKRKVMDVADSQRKLLLGNNSLDTQQSISPCGKTSSCAAMHKSCSVDHATDLNPVEKVQDTSLMFHQVKNEKTDGESIADAGPVREPKIVIIEGEQPCDGNTVSDDVLHVAEQVLDPSASVVADVQEDLPMDSLEISLNSATAIKGSSAEYAIAGEQPEKSHACVGQESHHACVGQESQAISSDGVKATIEGSVPFVDLSVASTVDSRGTQACKVDLDLNSQNLSVQAGSETPWDSMEPISRSHSTCSHELSHPEILDVRNERKGKSISTHPSQLERDASAFVEEASVNGNDKEKASLSMDFMSEKKCLQQPEVTAFTVLEERKTHQLGNENDKLKQGSPPHLDLSLPTKPKLTRFASNDCPTRFPLNSFCQTRECFHDAVPQASSSQLSSFTRQKLMLDSILNRGRVLNERESFQDRFKPYINAWTEEELDFLWIGVRRHGRDNWDAMLRDPKLHFSSWRVPRDLAERWEEEQSRLLKGTFALQYYSKAQGMSLDLDRSSLGLKSGSWRENMMDETQLSLGDVYAHRGGKISRRSRKKSSYGWNSGAEYLQGPIGYPCRNPSIDNQVGKYEREPFNYLSSKIAPQNNPLATDGPATVMAAKGNLPHWLREAVFTSAWQAGPNLQSAVSSIPHSQTLYPGYPYLDPFDLHHGPRNEMHHAFGGLSAEDTHPSGRAYRYNNSLRMRHGKAELQKASSTAGKLDDVIVINSDASSEETISDDHSGRP, encoded by the exons ATGTTTGGCAACAAGGTTTTTATAACATACAAGCGAAAGCGGCTGGCAGGAAATGGTATTTCCCAAGGTGATGGGTGCTATAAATCACTCTCTATGGATTCAAATGAGGCTTCTTTAACCAATCCACACTTACGCGAAGAATTGATTGATATGCACATGGCAGACAATCAGAAAGAGAATTCTACA CATATTTCTCGAGGGAGAAGGTTATGTTGCAGACGTATCAAGCAACAAGATCCTTCGGCATCTCAGTCAATACGAAAATCAAGCAGACTTAAGGCAAAGCTACACAAAGAAGGATCTGATATTAGACAAATGACAATTAATTCTCATAAATTTCTAATGAGCAGTTCTCTTGGGGATATATCAGAAAGGGAAAAAGATGGACTGTCTTCTACAGATAATTTGTTGGAGAACAAGTCAATATTGATTATTCCAAATGCTAATGTTGACTCTTCAGGCAATGATGATTGTTCCATAGGTAAATTGGTTTCTTCCTCAGCGGGAATTGCTACTAATATGACCACGGATAATGTCGGGCTAAAATCATCATCTTTTGAACAAAGAAGCATATTAGAATGCGATGATATCTCATCTAGGTCAAAAACATCAAGCTTAGAGAAAACTGAATTACTGGTTGAAGAtaagttcaaaattttatgtAGTGATTCAGTTAGAGAAACAAAGTTGACATTTCCTTTGGTCACAAGTTTACATAGTGATTCTGCTGAGGAAATCAAGTTGAAATGTCCTTTAATTACTTTCAGTCGACGATGTAGAAAAAGAAAGGTTATGGATGTGGCTGATTCACAAAGAAAATTGCTGCTCGGAAATAATTCATTAGATACCCAACAGAGTATTTCTCCATGTGGTAAGACATCGTCATGTGCAGCAATGCATAAAAGCTGCTCTGTAGATCATGCAACAGATTTAAATCCAGTAGAGAAGGTTCAAGATACAAGCCTGATGTTTCATCAAGTTAAAAATGAA AAAACAGATGGTGAATCTATTGCTGATGCTGGACCTGTTCGGGAGCCTAAAAT TGTGATTATTGAGGGAGAACAACCGTGTGATGGGAATACTGTTTCTGATGATGTCTTACATGTAGCTGAACAAGTCCTTGACCCGAGTGCTTCTGTAGTGGCTGATGTCCAGGAAGATCTACCTATGGATTCTTTAGAAATCTCTTTAAATAGTGCTACTGCTATAAAAGGCTCCTCTGCTGAATATGCAATTGCTGGTGAACAACCAGAAAAAAGCCATGCATGTGTTGGACAGGAATCTCACCATGCTTGTGTTGGACAGGAATCTCAGGCTATCTCAAGTGATGGCGTCAAGGCTACAATAGAAGGATCAGTTCCATTTGTCGATCTGTCGGTTGCTTCTACTG TAGATTCAAGGGGTACTCAGGCCTGTAAAGTTGACTTGgatttaaattcccaaaacctTTCTGTTCAAGCTGGGTCAGAAACTCCTTGGGACTCAATGGAACCTATTAGCAGAAGTCATTCCACTTGTTCCCATGAACTGTCTCATCCAGAAATATTGGATGTTAGAAATGAGCGTAAAGGGAAGTCTATTTCAACCCACCCGTCACAGTTAGAAAGAGATGCAAGTGCATTTGTGGAAGAAGCTAGCGTCAATGGTAATGATAAAGAAAAAGCTTCTCTTTCCATGGACTTCATGTCGGAAAAGAAGTGCCTGCAG CAACCAGAGGTGACTGCTTTTACAGttttggaagaaagaaaaactcATCAGTTGGGCAATGAAAATGACAAGCTCAAACAAGGGTCTCCACCGCATTTAGACCTGTCCTTGCCAACAAAGCCTAAACTGACAAGATTTGCCTCCAATGATTGCCCCACTAGATTTCCCTTGAACTCTTTCTGCCAAACTAGAGAATGTTTCCATGATGCAGTGCCTCAAGCTTCGTCAAGCCAATTGTCATCATTTACAAGACAAAAGCTGATGCTTGACAGCATTTTAAACCGAGGAAGAGTTCTGAATGAAAGAGAAAGCTTTCAAGACAGGTTCAAGCCTTACATTAATGCATGGACAGAAGAAGAGTTAGATTTTTTATGGATTGGTGTCAGAAGACATGGAAGGGACAACTGGGATGCTATGCTGAGGGACCCAAAATTGCACTTTTCATCTTGGAGGGTGCCAAGAGACCTGGCTGAGCGTTGGGAAGAGGAACAATCTAGACTTTTGAAGGGAACATTTGCCCTGCAGTATTATTCAAAAGCACAAGGTATGTCTTTGGACCTTGACAGGAGCTCCTTGGGTCTGAAGTCGGGAAGTTGGAGGGAGAACATGATGGATGAAACTCAACTTTCACTTGGAGATGTATATGCTCATAGAGGAGGTAAGATCTCACGGAGGTCGCGTAAAAAATCTTCTTATGGCTGGAACAGTGGAGCTGAATATCTTCAGGGGCCCATTGGTTATCCATGTAGAAATCCTTCTATTGATAATCAAGTTGGAAAATATGAAAGGGAGCCATTTAACTATTTAAGTAGCAAGATTGCACCTCAAAATAATCCTTTAGCAACTGATGGTCCTGCAACCGTAATGGCAGCAAAGGGCAATTTGCCTCATTGGCTCAGAGAAGCAGTGTTTACTTCTGCATGGCAAGCTGGGCCAAATCTGCAATCAGCGGTTTCCTCCATCCCTCATTCACAAACATTATATCCTGGCTATCCCTATTTAGACCCTTTTGATTTACACCATGGACCAAGAAATGAAATGCACCATGCATTTGGTGGTTTGAGTGCAGAGGATACACATCCATCTGGTAGAGCTTATCGTTACAACAACTCATTGAGAATGAGACATGGAAAAGCTGAACTGCAAAAGGCTTCTTCAACAGCTGGTAAGCTAGATGATGTGATCGTTATAAACAGTGATGCATCTTCGGAAGAGACTATATCTGATGATCATAGTGGTAGGCCTTAG